One genomic region from Branchiostoma lanceolatum isolate klBraLanc5 chromosome 7, klBraLanc5.hap2, whole genome shotgun sequence encodes:
- the LOC136438155 gene encoding MAM domain-containing glycosylphosphatidylinositol anchor protein 2-like, with amino-acid sequence MFDCNFEADLCGWTQNTSDTFNWTRHLGATSSYYTGPSFDHTMGNETGYYIFIEASTPQVEGDIARLYSPTVTANSTMCVRFWYHMYGMHMGTLNVYAQTGSTLPEVPIFNRIGRQGDQWIQAEVEINISSTYQVVMEGIRGPGFRGDIGLDDISIATGSCAKGTFALD; translated from the exons ATGTTTGACTGTAACTTCGAGGCTGATCTTTGCGGCTGGACTCAGAATACCAGCGATACGTTTAACTGGACACGTCATCTCGGCGCCACGTCATCCTATTACACTGGGCCTTCTTTTGACCATACAATGGGGA ACGAAACTGGCTACTACATTTTCATCGAGGCGAGCACTCCCCAGGTCGAGGGAGACATCGCGCGCCTGTACAGCCCGACGGTCACCGCCAACTCCACGATGTGTGTACGCTTCTGGTATCACATGTACGGCATGCACATGGGGACGCTGAACGTGTACGCACAGACGGGCTCGACTCTGCCAGAGGTTCCAATCTTCAACAGAATAGGCAGACAGGGCGACCAGTGGATTCAGGCTGAAGTAGAGATTAACATTTCCAGTACTTACCAG GTTGTAATGGAGGGAATCCGTGGACCGGGCTTTCGAGGGGATATTGGACTTGATGACATTTCCATAGCAACGGGGTCGTGCGCTAAAGGTACATTTGCTTTAGATTAA
- the LOC136438721 gene encoding uncharacterized protein, which yields MTGAVVNKTGFDTYDGDVEWFQVFSTVRGTGQTVYDAWSAGPGVDVLHNKCQVVEKWRSLDIKRVKIVLESSGGDIELIFNGKNTDKFNWFSKSRLLSSPWNDINSEPQNFFSIEGDTGAQRSFYINRHYSGCRNTGWLAVTDGGPAGVCSWEQVSQDQLPHIMFSPLDTFVSANDAVHVRIADRMVIYIDTGDVVCSCPIGHTLNEDGTSCDVVTHSLTVRTSDRSNSQSGNYLIVEIFSDACDDICSTKAVFGLRTRGTEYNQTFVASDFGDPTQLRLTATGNNRLGLDWVDVYNAYTGLHYRFNCPSDGCSLSTDASEGSEQLILKFEG from the exons ATGACGGGGGCAGTAGTGAACAAGACGGGTTTCGACACCTATGATGGAG ACGTCGAATGGTTCCAAGTATTTTCCACCGTCCGGGGAACTGGACAGACAGTCTACGATGCCTGGAGTGCAGGCCCTGGTGTAGACGTCCTCCATAACAAGTGCCAGGTTGTGGAAAAGTGGAGATCTCTTGACATCAAACGA GTAAAGATTGTATTGGAGTCCTCCGGTGGTGATATTGAGCTGATATTCAATGGAAAGAACACAGACAAGTTCAACTGGTTTTCCAAGTCTCGTCTACTCTCATCCCCGTGGAACGACATCAACAGTGAGCCTCAAAACTTCTTCTCCATTGAAGGAGATACTGGCGCCCAGAG GTCCTTCTATATCAATCGCCACTATTCTGGTTGCCGTAACACTGGCTGGCTTGCGGTAACCGATGGAGGGCCAGCGGGAGTTTGCTCGTGGGAGCAAGTGTCCCAGGATCAGCTGCCACATATCATGTTTTCTCCGCTGGACACTTTCGTTAGCGCGAACGACG CGGTTCATGTTAGAATAGCGGATCGCATGGTCATCTACATCGACACCGGAGACGTGGTGTGCTCCTGCCCAATTGGCCACACTTTAAACGAAGATGGCACTTCATGTGATG TGGTGACTCACAGCCTAACGGTCAGAACGAGTGATCGTAGTAATTCCCAGAGTGGTAATTATTTGATAGTGGAAATATTCTCTGACGCCTGTGATGATATCTGCTCAACAAAGGCAGTATTCGGACTCAGGACAAGGGG GACCGAGTACAATCAAACGTTTGTTGCTTCCGACTTCGGTGATCCCACCCAGCTTCGACTCACAGCTACCGGGAACAACCGGCTCGGATTAGACTGG GTTGacgtctataatgcttatacTGGGCTACACTATCGTTTCAACTGCCCCAGTGACGGTTGCAGCTTGTCAACAGATGCCAGCGAGGGGAGCGAACAActcattttgaaatttgaggGTTAG